Genomic DNA from Bacteroidales bacterium:
TTGTAAAGGTAAAATTTGCTCTGCATCTTTCCTGTTTTTCGCATTTTTTTGCACCACATTTGTTAATTTATAACTATTTTTCATAAAAGTTGTACCTCTTAATACACACAGCATTGGCAATTAGTCATATTGCATATTAGATGCTGGCATTCATTCATTTTCTAATAATTTAGTTTGTATTCGTTTATTTTTAATTAGTATTCTAAAATATGGACACTTCCCATTTATTGATAAATCTTTTTCATTATTCCCTTTTCTAAACTTTATTATTTCAAATTGGTCAGGATTTAATTTATGCAAAAATGTTATTGGCACACCCATAACCCCCTTGAAATCTAATGGAATATCTTGTGTCTTATTTACATTTATCCCATCATAATTATCGTATTTCTGATATTTAGTTTCGTTACCAAAATATCTTTTTGTAAGAATAATATCTTCATGACGTTTAAAAGTATCTAAGTTTGTCAACCATAGACAATTATTCGGCGACACAATTCTATTACCAAAACTATCAATTCGAGCCTCTGTTCCATAAAGTTCATAATGTTCAGGAACAATGAAACCCGAAATACCTCTGCCAAGATTTATTCCCAACCACGCTTTATTTTCTTTAATTAGCTTAAATATCTCTTTATAAGTTATTGCATTAATATTGCCAATTATTAAAAACTTCTTCTCATATTTAACTAATTGAGCTACATACTCCCTGAATAATGAAAAAGGAGGGTTAGTAACAACAATATCTGATTGCTTTAATAATTCTATGCTTTCTGAACTACGAAAATCCCCATCACCATTAAAGTAAATAAGGTCATTTGAATCTGGTTTGTTTTTTTCACCCTTCTTACCAGTATATTCAAAGAAAAAACCTTTTTCATCTTCTATCATATTAAACAAATCTCTTTCTTGCTTTCGATAACAAGAAGCTATTAGTTTTTTGAGTCCTAACTCTTTGAAATTTGAAACAAAATAATTAAAAAAATTACTAAATCTTGGATCATCGCAATTGCAATAAACTACCTTATCTTTAAAATGACTTTTATAATGTTGCAATTCACTTTCTATATCTGAAAGTTGCGTATAAAATTCATCACTTTTTGATTTTTTAGCATTTTGTAATAATTCATTTGTTGCATTTCTTGCCATTTTCGACCTAATATTTAATTAATTTATTTTTTGGTTATCTGATTAAATATTTCACTGCCTAATATTTGAAGAGATGTTTTGGATATTTCAAACATAATTTCAAACATTTTCTTACCATCCCATTTATCGCCATTCCCTTGTGTGTAAATAGAAGTTGCTTGTAACATTATTGTTTTATCTTTATGCTTAACAAACTTATTTTTACACAAATTCGTATTAATTGGCATTCCATAATTTGCAGAAGTCAATCTATCCAATCTATTCAGCATACTTGAATTATATTCCAATGTTACAACTCTGCCATCAGGTCTTTTAATAGAAATTGTTTCTGTTAAAAAATTTGAACCTTCAAGAAATAAGACATAAGGAAAATGAGATTCTGATAACATAAAATTGGCAATTTCAGATATATTTTTATGAGATCTTTCTATTGCATTACCAGCAGCCATTAAGTCTTGATTGTTATTCTTTCCTACCAGTTTACCTTTTTTAATATTTTCAATGTCTTTCCCTTGATGTTTAGCTTCCGACACTAAAATTACTCTCCAATTCCCACTATCGTCTTTCACCTCTATTATACCACCATCAGGAATAATACTTGAATTGGAAACAAAAAGAGTTTGCCCTAATTCTACATCAACCTTTTTTAATGCTTCATTTATTTCTTCTTTTTTTATGCTAGTTCTGTATCTAAAAGATAATTGAGGAAATTCTCTTTCAAGTTGAGCTATAACAACATGTGAAATTTCTTTAACAGTCATATCATGTAATTTTGCTTCATCTCCAAATATACCAGTTACACCCTTAGACTCTTTATGCTGTTTAGTTAATCTTTTAGATTGATTCTTTTTAGCCATATTGTTATATCTAATTAATACAAAAATACAAATTTTATCCTAATAAAAAGAATACAATATATCTTCAAATTTGCTTTATCGCTCTTTTTTATGATTAATTATGCCCCATAACTTTGGATACTGCAAAAAACAAAATGCTTACTTTAAAGAAAACTTTTCATTTCCAATAATGAGCAAATATTAAATGTAGCGTCTTTTTTATTTTTACAGCTATCTATATTTGGATTGAAATAAACTTGGTCTATACCAGCATTTGCGGCACCAAGAATATCTACTTCATAATCGTCTCCTACAAAAATAGCTTTGTCGGCAGAGATTTTCATCTTATTCAGCGCATATTCAAAAATGCGAATATCGGGTTTGTTAAATCCTATTTCTTCTGAAATAAAGATATAGTCAAAAAACGGCTCCAGTCCACTACGCTTTATTTTTGGATATTGCACTTCTTTAAAACCATTAGTCATTATTGACAAAACATAGCTTTTCCCTTTAAGATAATCAATTATTGGCTTGGTTTCCGGAAACAATCTTATTCTTATTGCTGTTTTTTCAACATACTCTTCAGCCATTTTATTAGCTATCCAAGGGCGATTTATTCCTAATTCTTCAAGCGTGAGCGAAAATCTTTTTACTCTCAACAGCTCTTTTTTTATTTCATTATTACGGTACAAATCCCATAATCCTGAATTTATGATTAAATATTTATCATAAAAATATTCAAATGAAAAAGATGTAACCGGTTTAACATATTCTGAAAATAATTCAGAAATTATTTCACACGAAACGCCATCAAAATCCCACAAAGTCCTATCAAGGTCAAAAATAATATGCGAGTATTTTTTCATAAATTAGTGCAAAAATAAATAAAATAAAATGCTTTTTTATACTAAAAAACTTTAAATTTTTATAAAATTATTATGGCTTTAACAAATAATATATTTAACTTTGTATATGAGATTTGTTAAAATTCTAAACCTATTCGTTTTTATTCTCCTTTTTGCTTTATGGACTTTTCTTTATGTAAAAAAAGATTTGTACCAAGGCAATGGAATGCATGAACCAGAAGGAATTTATGAAAATTCGACATATTTTTCTCAAAAAATGCCTTATGTTTTTATTCTCAATAATAACTTTTATGGCTTAAATACAAATTCTAATAACAATCGTGATGTTGCAAACGGAATCTGGAGATTAGAAATTGAAAAACAAAAAGTGTTTCACAGCCCCATTCCTAGCGAATATCAATTTGACTCATTAGTTTCAGTAACAAAAGATAATGACAATTCAATAATTCTTACAGGATTAATAGGCGATTCCATTACAAGCATCATAAGATACGATTCCATTGTAAAGCCCTTACTAAAAATAGAAACACCTGCAAAAATTTGTGCTACAGCATTTATAAACAATAATTTTGAAATTGTTTTCGGCAGACAAAAAAACTTGATAGGCTCGATTGCAACTATAAAAGACACATCTATTTCTTTTAGAAAATATAGCTTGCCAGGATTTTTTAATCGTATTTGCGATATTCTAACTGCATGGAATGATAATGACAAATGGCGTTTTTTGGTAATAACAGATTATCATCAAAAAGATGACAAATGGGTTTTGTTTGACAATAAAAACAATTCTAATTTTCTTGCTTTTGACGAAAGAGCCATCTTTCCTGACTATATAGGCGTTTTAAACAAGAGCAGAGCCGATGTTGAACGTCAATTTGACTACACTTTTTCAGGCATAATACCTCAAAACACAAAAAGTGAAAAAATTATTTTTTTTGATGAGAAATCGATCTCAAAAAGGATAATAAATAAATTAGAAGACAATTATAGCATTATTATTAATTGCTCAAATAGCCTAAATAAATATTTTACAGCTTCGTGGGACAACGTTGAAAACGAAACTGGATCAATAAGAAGTGGAAAATATGGTTTTGCTCAAACTGACAGCTTATTTTTCATCAGCGAAGACGGAAAATATATTTTCACTCATCCAAAAAGGCATAAAAAGAAACAAATTTTCACTGCTGAGAACGAATATCCTATTTGTTTGTTAAAACTTAAAGAAGATTCTAATATTTTCATTACAAACAAATTAAATTACACTTTATTAAACGATAATGGAACTTTATTAAACC
This window encodes:
- a CDS encoding adenosine deaminase, which translates into the protein MARNATNELLQNAKKSKSDEFYTQLSDIESELQHYKSHFKDKVVYCNCDDPRFSNFFNYFVSNFKELGLKKLIASCYRKQERDLFNMIEDEKGFFFEYTGKKGEKNKPDSNDLIYFNGDGDFRSSESIELLKQSDIVVTNPPFSLFREYVAQLVKYEKKFLIIGNINAITYKEIFKLIKENKAWLGINLGRGISGFIVPEHYELYGTEARIDSFGNRIVSPNNCLWLTNLDTFKRHEDIILTKRYFGNETKYQKYDNYDGINVNKTQDIPLDFKGVMGVPITFLHKLNPDQFEIIKFRKGNNEKDLSINGKCPYFRILIKNKRIQTKLLENE
- a CDS encoding restriction endonuclease yields the protein MAKKNQSKRLTKQHKESKGVTGIFGDEAKLHDMTVKEISHVVIAQLEREFPQLSFRYRTSIKKEEINEALKKVDVELGQTLFVSNSSIIPDGGIIEVKDDSGNWRVILVSEAKHQGKDIENIKKGKLVGKNNNQDLMAAGNAIERSHKNISEIANFMLSESHFPYVLFLEGSNFLTETISIKRPDGRVVTLEYNSSMLNRLDRLTSANYGMPINTNLCKNKFVKHKDKTIMLQATSIYTQGNGDKWDGKKMFEIMFEISKTSLQILGSEIFNQITKK
- a CDS encoding noncanonical pyrimidine nucleotidase, YjjG family; this encodes MKKYSHIIFDLDRTLWDFDGVSCEIISELFSEYVKPVTSFSFEYFYDKYLIINSGLWDLYRNNEIKKELLRVKRFSLTLEELGINRPWIANKMAEEYVEKTAIRIRLFPETKPIIDYLKGKSYVLSIMTNGFKEVQYPKIKRSGLEPFFDYIFISEEIGFNKPDIRIFEYALNKMKISADKAIFVGDDYEVDILGAANAGIDQVYFNPNIDSCKNKKDATFNICSLLEMKSFL